The proteins below come from a single Metarhizium brunneum chromosome 1, complete sequence genomic window:
- the mrt4 gene encoding Ribosome assembly factor, whose amino-acid sequence MPKSKRAKVFHLTQVTKKTREQKDKLFQNIRDAVPEYQHCFVFSVDNMRNSYLKNVRHELNDSRLFFGKTKLMAKALGQSPSEAIAPGIEDLTQYLSGTVGLLLTNRPTESILEYFNNFAPVDFARAGVASPRDFTIPAGVVYATAGEVPVEHDVPLEHTIEPELRKLNVPTRMVKGRVVLGDESGQGEGYVVCKEGDVLDSRQTRLLKLFGVCVSEFKVKILAYVPTGTVVAVNGMITLLLTFLLPPPRYWSSASGEVTEVDPSAMEGVGEN is encoded by the exons ATGCCCAAGTCAAAACGAGCCAAAGTCTTCCACCTGACCCAAGTCACCAAGAAGACCCGCGAGCAAAAGGACAAACTGTTCCAGAACATCCGCGATGCCGTGCCCGAGTACCAGCACTGCTTCGTATTCAGCGTCGACAACATGCGCAATAGCTACCTGAAAAACGTGCGCCACGAGTTGAACGACAGCAG ACTCTTCTTCGGCAAGACCAAActcatggccaaggcccttggCCAGTCTCCCTCTGAAGCCATCGCCCCCGGCATCGAAGACCTAACCCAGTACCTCAGCGGCACCGTCGGCCTGCTCCTGACCAACCGCCCCACCGAGTCCATCCTCGAGTACTTCAACAACTTCGCACCCGTGGACTTTGCCCGCGCGGGCGTCGCCTCTCCGCGAGACTTCACCATCCCCGCAGGCGTCGTGTACGCCACGGCGGGAGAAGTCCCCGTCGAGCACGACGTGCCCCTCGAGCACACCATCGAGCCGGAGCTGCGCAAGCTCAACGTGCCGACGCGCATGGTCAAGGGCAGAGTGGTGCTGGGCGATGAGAGCGGCCAAGGCGAGGGCTACGTGGTCTGCAAAGAGGGGGATGTGCTGGACTCGAGACAAACGAGGCTCCTGAAGTTGTTTGGGGTGTGCGTCTCCGAGTTCAAGGTCAAGATTCTGGCGTACGTCCCCACCGGTACCGTTGTAGCTGTAAATGGAATGATAACACTGTTGCTgacttttcttcttcctccaccTAGGTACTGGAGCTCGGCGAGCGGAGAGGTCACGGAAGTTGATCCGTCAGCCATGGAGGGTGTGGGCGAAAATtaa
- the usp101 gene encoding U1 small nuclear ribonucleoprotein, with amino-acid sequence MTDKLPPNLLALFAPRPPLRWVEPPDYAPEKRKTAPIHGVAALLPQLQEYKETDVYNPTESWLEAKDRKKHEKKEAVEKLLTEGPKNYAPNEDPNIRGDAFKTLIVARLSYDADERDLEREFGRFGPIERIRIITDTHAHEKPNKKKKAHRGYAFVVFEREKDMRAALDSCDGIRIKDRRIKVDVERGRTVKGWKPRRLGGGLGGRGYTKSTPARPGGGPAGGFGGGFRGGFKGFEGGRGRGGFRGGFGGRGGGFRGDGPRGDRNGFGAPSGAPSGPGGDRRNGDRGFGGGHDSRGGRSFDDRPGGGYRDGGRRTGGNMEPIGRREGGFRDRDRDRDRDRDRGDRDRDRDRDRDRDRGGRDYDRPPRDDDNRKRGYDGGGYEDPRKLRRY; translated from the exons ATGACTGACAAGCTTCCGCCGAATCTGTTGGCTCTGTTCGCGCCACGTCCACCTTTGCGATGGGTAGAGCCGCCAGATTATGCCCCTGAAAAGCGCAAGACCGCGCCCATTCATGGCGTTGCTGCGTTATTGCCTCAGCTTCAGGAGTACAAGGAGACGGATGTGTACAACCCCACGGAGAGTTGGCTCGAGGCGAAGGACAGAAAGAAGcacgagaagaaggaagctgTCGAGAAGCTACTCACCGAAGGGCCGAAGAACT aCGCCCCAAACGAAGACCCGAATATTCGAGGCGATGCATTCAAGACTCTGATCGTTGCGCGGCTCAGCTACGACGCCGACGAACGAGACTTGGAGAGGGAGTTTGGCCGGTTCGGTCCAATTGAGCGC ATCCGCATCATCACTGATACCCACGCGCATGAAAAGcccaacaagaagaaaaaggctcACCGTGGATATGCTTTCGTAGTGTTTGAAAGAGAAAAGGACATGAGAG CTGCCCTGGACTCCTGTGATGGCATTCGCATCAAAGACAGACGCATTAAAGTAGATGTCGAAAGAGGCCGAACCGTCAAGGGATGGAAGCCCCGTAGATtaggcggcggcctcggtgGACGTGGTTACACCAAGTCGACCCCTGCTCGTCCTGGAGGTGGCCCTgccggcggcttcggcggTGGTTTTCGTGGGGGCTTTAAAGGATTCGAAGGAGgacgcggccgaggcggcttcCGTGGCGGGTTcggtggccgtggtggaGGATTCAGAGGCGATGGGCCTCGTGGAGATAGGAATGGCTTCGGTGCGCCAAGCGGAGCTCCTTCCGGCCCCGGAGGCGATCGCAGAAATGGTGACCgtggctttggcggcgggCATGATTCCAGGGGTGGACGATCTTTTGACGATAGACCTGGCGGTGGTTACCGTGATGGCGGCCGTCGCACTGGCGGCAATATGGAACCAATTGGGCGCAGAGAGGGTGGGTTTCGGGACAGAGATAGAGACCGTGACCGTGATCGTGATCGGGgcgaccgcgaccgcgaccgcgacAGGGACAGGGACAGGGACCGAGGAGGTCGGGACTACGACAGGCCGCCGCGCGACGATGATAATCGGAAACGAGGATACGACGGAGGTGGTTACGAAGATCCGCGAAAACTGCGACGCTATTAA
- the MRPL51 gene encoding mitochondrial 54S ribosomal protein mL43 encodes MTVKALRAVASGKNGVGSFILQCKKMDFHYCDWAGSSKGMNGFIKSLLPKFAAANPQVEFAVSPRPGKHPVIIGHYINGRTKPICVRNLSPYEILQKVELLRDASGEKLKRTNKAVTSTNPSVRGIWSPYHGKGMVV; translated from the exons ATGACAGTAAAGGCATTGCGCGCCGTTGCGAGCGGCAAG AATGGCGTCGGGTCATTCATTCTTCAATGCAAGAAGATGGACTTTCATTATTGCGATTGGGCTGGAAGCTCAAAGGGCATGAA CGGTTTCATTAAGTCCCTCCTCCCTAAATTCGCAGCTGCAAACCCCCAAGTCGAATTCGCCGTCTCCCCCCGACCCGGTAAACACCCCGTCATCATCGGACACTACATCAACGGACGCACAAAACCTATTTGCGTACGAAACCTATCGCCGTACGAGATTCTACAGAAAGTAGAGCTGCTACGAGATGCAAGCGGCGAGAAGCTGAAGAGAACGAACAAGGCTGTCACAAGTACCAACCCCAGTGTCAGAGGAATTTGGTCACCATACCACGGAAAGGGAATGGTTGTATGA
- the tpi-1 gene encoding Triosephosphate isomerase produces the protein MARKFFVGGNFKMNGTVSSIKEIVKNLNEATLDAEVEVVVSPPALYLQLVRDSIRSGIEVAAQNVFDKPCGAFTGEISVSQLKDSKINWVILGHSERRTILKESDEVVASKTKYATENGVGVIWCCGESLEEREAGKTIEVVSKQLEALKAQINDWSKIVIAYEPIWAIGTGKVATTEQAQAVHKAIRDWLKNVSDKVAEETRILYGGSVNEKNCAELGKQPDIDGFLVGGASLKPAFIDIINCKRQ, from the exons ATGGCTCGCAAGTTCTTTGTCGGCGGCAACTTCAAGAT GAACGGGACTGTCTCGTCCAtcaaggagattgtcaagAACCTGAACGAGGCCACTCTCGATGCTGAAGTCG AGGTCGTTGTTTCTCCTCCTGCCCTATATCTCCAGCTCGTCCGTGACAGCATCCGCTCTGGCATCGAGGTTGCCGCTCAAAACGTCTTCGACAAGCCCTGCGGTGCCTTCACCGGCGAAATATCTGTCTCCCAGCTCAAGGACAGCAAGATCAACTGGGTCATCCTGGGCCATTCTGAACGCCGCACCATTCTCAAGGAGTCTGACGAGGTGGTCGCTTCCAAGACCAAGTACGCCACCGAGaacggcgtcggcgtcatctGGTGCTGCGGTGAGAGCCTCGAGGAGCGTGAGGCTGGCAAGACCATTGAGGTTGTGAGCAAGCAGCTCGAGGCTCTCAAGGCTCAGATCAACGACTGGTCCAAGATTGTCATTGCCTACGAGCCTATTTGGGCTATTGGCACTGGCAAGGTTGCTACCACTGAGCAGGCTCAGGCAGTGCACAAGGCCATTCGTGACTGGCTCAAGAATGTCAGTGACAAGGTGGCTGAGGAGACTCGCATTCTCTATGGCGGCAGCGTCAATGAGAAGAACTGCGCTGAGCTGGGCAAGCAGCCTGATATTGATGGTTTCTTGGTTGGTGGTGCTTCACTCAAACCTGCCT TCATCGACATTATCAACTGCAAGAGGCAGTGA